TCACCCCAAAACTTCACAACTCCCACCAGCAGCCTCAATTTTGCTACGAGCTGAACCTGTGAATGCTGCTGCCTGGACTTTGAGGGCAACATTCAATTCCCCATTACCAAGAATTTTTAAAGGACCCTTGATGGAAGTGACAATCCCAGCGTCTTTCAAAGAGGTAAGGGTTACCTCAGTATTCGCAGGGAGAGAGGCTAGCTTTTCTACATTAATCGTAGTGTACTTTTTGCGGTTAACTACGGGAAAGCCCTTTAACTTGGGGATTCGACGGTATAAAGGTTGTTGACCACCTTCAAAACCAGGTCTGGTTCCGCTACCGGAACGGGACTTTTGACCCCGCATCCCTAAACCAGCACTAGCACCTTGACCCGCAGAAATACCACGACCGACACGACGACGGCGTTTTTTAGAGCCTTTCTGAGGACGAACATCACTTAATCTCATAAGCGGAAATTTGGTAACTGTTGTGTTTGTCACTAGTCATGGGTAT
The Calothrix sp. 336/3 DNA segment above includes these coding regions:
- the rplO gene encoding 50S ribosomal protein L15: MRLSDVRPQKGSKKRRRRVGRGISAGQGASAGLGMRGQKSRSGSGTRPGFEGGQQPLYRRIPKLKGFPVVNRKKYTTINVEKLASLPANTEVTLTSLKDAGIVTSIKGPLKILGNGELNVALKVQAAAFTGSARSKIEAAGGSCEVLG